One Streptomyces umbrinus genomic window, AAGCGCAGGTTCGGGATCCCGTACGACCCGGGCAGGACACCACTGGAAGGCAGCCCGGCTGTGCCACCGGCCCCGGCCCGGCGCACAACTGCTCGGCATGGGGGCAGCCGCCGGTGGCCTGATCCTGGGCCCGTGCTGTGCGCGGCGCCGGCCGACGCGACCCAGAATCGGAACCAGGAGACGCCGGAGCGGAGACCACGACCACAGGCTTCCGGGTCGAGACCAAGGGCCGACGGGCACAGAGTCGTACAACTCGCCGCGCGGCACGGGGTCTACACGGGCGTGATCCGGCCGGCTCCGCCCGAGCACGACGTGATGCGGGTGCCGGGGCTGCATCGAGGACGCGAGCACCAACCGCACCAGAGCTGCCGAGCTGGGCAAGGGGCGGGAGCATTCCTGGAGCTGAGCCACGTCGACGTGCGAGAGGGGTCTGCTCGCGGAGTAGCGCGAAGGGCCCCTCCACGTCCTCTGTCTCACCGAGGACCGAGGTCCGCATGGGTCACACGGATCTTGGACTGGCCGTGCGGGAGTTCCTCCCAGTCGTCCATGAAGCGCGCCCGCAGTCCGTGTCGTTCGGCCAGGGCCGTGAGCGTCTCGGTGCGGTAGTAGAAGTCCTCCCGCAGGACGTGGTGTTCCTCCCCCTCGGTACGGTCGAAGGTGAAGTCGAACCAACCGCCCGGCGCGAGCACCCGGCCGATGTGGGCCAGGCATTCGTCGATGACGGAGAGCGGCGAGTGCGAGAAGACGCTGTGCGCGTGCACCACGTCGAAGTGGGCGTCGGGCAGGAACCGCAGCGTCAGGTCGCGGACCGGGGTCAGCGTGGGGAGCTGCTGTTGCAGGCCCATCTCCACGACGGTGTCCTGGGCGGCGACGAGGATGTCGGGCGAGATGTCGATGCCGTGGTAGTGCCCGGGCTCCAGGTGCCGGATGAACCGCCAGCCGCCCCGCAGGTTGCCGCAGCCGATCTCCAGCATGTGGTGTTCTCGGCGCAGG contains:
- a CDS encoding class I SAM-dependent methyltransferase, encoding MSPKNLTANRAALGHRIGYALRHPDRVPRHLTRAARDLWLRHRHTDHISYYRAVMRSDTRADPDAAVGSRSRERWLALGAMQFDYLLGHGLRREHHMLEIGCGNLRGGWRFIRHLEPGHYHGIDISPDILVAAQDTVVEMGLQQQLPTLTPVRDLTLRFLPDAHFDVVHAHSVFSHSPLSVIDECLAHIGRVLAPGGWFDFTFDRTEGEEHHVLREDFYYRTETLTALAERHGLRARFMDDWEELPHGQSKIRVTHADLGPR